The sequence CCGCCAATGCCCCCGGCTACCCGCTCTACACCCTGGGCGGATGGCTGTGGTTCCACGGTTGGCGCAGCCTCTGGTCGGGGGCCAACCCGGTGGCCGTGCTCTCCAGCTATTCGACACTCTGGGCCTTGCTGGCGCTGACGATCTTCTTCTTGCTCGCCCGCCATCTGGCCGGCGGCAACCTGGTCATCAGCCTGGGCCTGAGCGCCTTCTACGCCGTCACCTACTTCTTCTGGTTCTACAGCGTCAGCGCCGAGCAATACACCTCGGCCGTGGCGCAAACCCTGGCCATCGTCGCCTGCGTCCATGCCTGGGATCAGAACCGCCGCGACCGCTCTCTCTACGCCCTCGCCTTCCTGCTGGGCCTCAGCCTGGCCCACCTGGTCACCGTCCTCTTCATCGCCCCCGGCGTCCTCCTCTTCCTGGTCTGGACCGACCCCAGCCTCTTGCGCCGCGGCCGGCTTATCGTCCGTTGCCTGGGATTGGCTCTGCTGCCATTGGTCAGCTATGTTTTCATCTATGTGCGCGGGGCGCAGCACCCCGAATGGCGGGGCGCAGGCAGCTGGCCGAGCGCCGGCGCCTGGTTTCTCGATTTCATCTCCACCGGGCAGGGCCGCGCTGAACTGACCTGGGTGCTCGGCCCCCTCACCCGCGAGTTCCCACGGTTGATCTGGGTCGAGCTGACGCCGCTCCTGCTCATCTTGGGGCTGGCCGGCTTTGTCCTCATGGGCCGGCGCTTCGCCCTGATGGTTGGTCTCACCGCTGCCATCTACCTGGTTTTCAGTTATGTCGACCGCCTGGGCAACTGGTTCCAGGTGATCATGCCGCTCTATCCCCTGCTCCTGCTCGGCGCGGCGGTCAGCCTGGGCCGGCTCTGGCGCGCCTTTCCTTCGCGTGGGTGGCGCCTCGTCCTGGCGGCGATTTTGCTGGCGCTGGTGATCACGAAGGCAGCGGCCGTCTACCCGCGCGCCGACCTGCGGGACCGCGCCGCGGCCATCGGCCTCGAACCCGGCCGGGTCATCCTCTTCGCCCGTCCTCCTCAGCAAGCTGCCCTCCTGACCGCCGCCAACGAAAAACTGGCGCTCGACTACCTCACCGCCATCGCCGGCCAGCGGCCCGACTTGCGCGTCATCGGCTCAGGCCAGGTGGGCGCCGCCCTGGCCGAGGGCCGACCTCTCTTCATCAGCGCCGCTGCCGCCGCCTACGCCGCCCGCGAGACCGGCCTGCCCCTGCGCTACACCGCCTGGGCGCCCGGCCTCCTGGCTGCCTCGCCCGGCCGCCTGCCCCCAGGCGCGGTCGATGACCTGATCGAGATGGCGCAACCCTTGGGCGATGGCCTCACCCTGGCCGGGTACAAGCTGGAGCCTGGCCCCACGCCCGGCCAATGGGACATCAACCTGGCCTTGCGCTCTGCCAGCCCTCCCATCCACGATTGGGCGATCAGCCTGCGGCCGCTGGCCAACGGCCATGAACTGAGCCAGCAGGATCACCCCGCCCCCGCCCTGGGTCTGACGCCCACCACCAGCCTGGCCGCCAACGAAATCGTCCATGACGCCTTCCGTTTCGACCTGGCCCCCGCCTCTCCGCCCGACGCCCTCCGCCTCATCCTCTACCGCCCCCTGGCAAGCGGCGGCTTCGAGAACCTGATCCGCCTCGATCTCCCGCTCCCCACCGGCACTCACTGAGCCAAACAAAAGGCTTCCGAAATCCCTGTGGGATTTCGGAAGCCTTCGTCAGCTGGGCCTACGGGTCTGGCGACCCGATCCACCTGCGTTACTCGGTGGCAGCGATCTGGGCCGCCGCCGCAGTTTCCAGTTCTTTCTCGCTCAGGGCGGCCTTCTCGACTTCGCCTTCGGCCTCGACGATGACCTTGAAGGTGGCGTCCACTTCCGAGGCCAGGTGCACCGTCACCTCGTGCTCGCCCAGCTCGCGCAGGCCGTGCTCCAGCCGCAGCCGGCGGCGGTCGATCTCCTGACCCAGGCTGTGTTCGAGCCGGTCGGCGATCATCGTGCTCGTGACCGAACCGTACAGCCGTCCGCCCTCGCCGGCGCGGGCCTTGAAGGTAAGGGTGGTGGCGCGAATGCGTTCGGCCAGGCCGCGGGCGGCGCTCAGCTCGCGCTGGCGCCGACGGTCGGCCGCGCCCTTGATCTGGTCGGCCTGTTTGCGCAGGCCAGGGGTGGCGGGCATGGCCAACCCGCGTGGGATGAGGTAGTTGCGGGCGTAGCCGGGCTTCACTTTGCGGATCTGGCCTGCTTCGCCCAGTCCATCGACGGTCTTCTTCAGCAAAACTTCCATGAAAACAAAAGCCTCCGTAGGCAGACAAGACCGGCCTGGGTGGGCCGGTTTTGTGGACGTTC comes from Caldilineales bacterium and encodes:
- a CDS encoding DUF2723 domain-containing protein, which encodes MFALDRPARIALALLLLGAALLYLATLQNSLTPGELGGGDLITHHYAQVQARPANAPGYPLYTLGGWLWFHGWRSLWSGANPVAVLSSYSTLWALLALTIFFLLARHLAGGNLVISLGLSAFYAVTYFFWFYSVSAEQYTSAVAQTLAIVACVHAWDQNRRDRSLYALAFLLGLSLAHLVTVLFIAPGVLLFLVWTDPSLLRRGRLIVRCLGLALLPLVSYVFIYVRGAQHPEWRGAGSWPSAGAWFLDFISTGQGRAELTWVLGPLTREFPRLIWVELTPLLLILGLAGFVLMGRRFALMVGLTAAIYLVFSYVDRLGNWFQVIMPLYPLLLLGAAVSLGRLWRAFPSRGWRLVLAAILLALVITKAAAVYPRADLRDRAAAIGLEPGRVILFARPPQQAALLTAANEKLALDYLTAIAGQRPDLRVIGSGQVGAALAEGRPLFISAAAAAYAARETGLPLRYTAWAPGLLAASPGRLPPGAVDDLIEMAQPLGDGLTLAGYKLEPGPTPGQWDINLALRSASPPIHDWAISLRPLANGHELSQQDHPAPALGLTPTTSLAANEIVHDAFRFDLAPASPPDALRLILYRPLASGGFENLIRLDLPLPTGTH
- the rplI gene encoding 50S ribosomal protein L9 translates to MEVLLKKTVDGLGEAGQIRKVKPGYARNYLIPRGLAMPATPGLRKQADQIKGAADRRRQRELSAARGLAERIRATTLTFKARAGEGGRLYGSVTSTMIADRLEHSLGQEIDRRRLRLEHGLRELGEHEVTVHLASEVDATFKVIVEAEGEVEKAALSEKELETAAAAQIAATE